Proteins co-encoded in one Gemmatimonadales bacterium genomic window:
- a CDS encoding sigma-54 dependent transcriptional regulator: MTAHRILVIDDEAGVRDALKQVLAYEGHDVRVAGSGGEGLTLYPEFRPHLVFLDVKMAGLDGLDTLSRLRELDPASTVVMISGHGTIATAVEATQRGAFDFLEKPLDSDRLLVTVRNALNQVVLTHENQRFKRAVDEAHAMIGSSPALRGVRALIDKVGPTPARVLITGENGSGKELVARAIHAASPRREGPFIEVNCAAIPSELIESELFGHMKGSFTGAFADRPGKFELADGGTLFLDEIGDLSLPAQAKMLRALQEGEVTRVGGAKVMRVDVRVLAATNKDLEAEIAAGRFREDLLYRLNVVPIVVPPLRERAADIPDLVRHFASSVAAAAGVPARQFDPSAVERLQRRAWPGNVRELRNAVERLMILAAGKSVTAGDVDRILTGSGEAGAPATATNAADPFSAPTFEAFKLEAERVFLESKLRQHDWNVSETARALDMPRSNLYKKIERYGLTRESS; this comes from the coding sequence ATGACCGCCCATCGAATTCTCGTCATTGACGACGAAGCTGGCGTCCGCGACGCCCTGAAGCAGGTGCTGGCCTACGAGGGACATGACGTCCGCGTGGCCGGCTCCGGGGGGGAGGGGCTCACGCTCTATCCCGAATTCCGTCCCCATCTCGTGTTCCTCGACGTCAAAATGGCCGGCCTCGACGGGCTCGATACCCTGTCGCGACTGCGCGAGCTCGATCCGGCCTCCACGGTCGTCATGATTTCCGGCCACGGAACCATCGCCACGGCGGTGGAGGCGACCCAGCGGGGCGCCTTTGATTTTCTGGAGAAGCCGCTCGACAGCGACCGGCTGCTGGTCACGGTGCGGAACGCGCTGAACCAGGTGGTCTTGACCCACGAGAACCAGCGATTCAAGCGCGCGGTGGACGAGGCGCATGCGATGATCGGGTCGAGCCCTGCGTTGCGCGGGGTGCGGGCGTTGATTGACAAGGTGGGACCGACGCCCGCCCGGGTCCTGATTACCGGCGAGAACGGGAGCGGCAAGGAGTTGGTGGCCCGCGCCATCCATGCCGCGAGTCCGAGGCGGGAGGGGCCGTTCATCGAGGTCAACTGCGCGGCAATCCCCAGCGAGTTGATCGAGAGCGAGCTCTTCGGCCACATGAAGGGGTCGTTTACCGGGGCCTTTGCCGACCGGCCTGGAAAGTTCGAACTGGCCGACGGGGGAACGCTGTTCCTTGACGAAATCGGGGACCTGTCGCTCCCGGCCCAGGCCAAGATGCTCCGCGCGCTGCAGGAGGGGGAAGTCACGCGCGTGGGCGGGGCCAAGGTAATGCGGGTCGATGTCCGAGTCCTCGCGGCGACCAACAAGGATCTTGAGGCGGAGATCGCGGCGGGGCGCTTCCGTGAGGACCTGCTCTATCGACTCAACGTGGTGCCTATCGTGGTGCCCCCGTTGCGGGAGCGCGCGGCCGACATCCCGGATCTGGTACGTCACTTCGCCTCCAGCGTCGCCGCGGCGGCCGGTGTGCCCGCCCGGCAGTTCGATCCGTCGGCCGTCGAGCGCCTGCAGCGCCGGGCCTGGCCGGGAAACGTGCGCGAGTTGCGGAACGCCGTGGAACGGCTGATGATCCTTGCGGCGGGGAAGTCCGTGACGGCCGGCGATGTGGACCGGATCCTGACCGGCAGCGGAGAGGCGGGGGCGCCCGCGACCGCGACCAACGCCGCCGATCCGTTCTCCGCGCCGACATTCGAGGCGTTCAAGCTCGAGGCGGAGCGTGTGTTCCTCGAGTCCAAGCTCCGCCAGCATGACTGGAACGTCTCCGAGACCGCCCGGGCGCTCGACATGCCCCGGTCGAATCTCTACAAGAAGATCGAGCGCTATGGCCTGACGCGGGAGTCCTCGTGA
- a CDS encoding aldehyde dehydrogenase family protein: protein MPKTYKNFIDGQWVTPTTGAWFENRNPADTRDFIGRFPDSGAADVKAAVRSAQRGFEIWRRTPAPARGDVLRRLGDLLTKHKEEIADGMTREMGKVLAETRGDVQEGIDTAYYAATEGRRLFGHTVPSELRDKWAMSFRRPMGVAGLITPFNFPLAIPTWKMFPALVCGNSVILKPSEDVPLTSHRLVELLLEAGLPPEVIQLVHGRGATAGKALVEHPDVPVISFTGSTATGSFIGETCGRMHKRLSLEMGGKNAQIVMDDADLDLALDGVLWGAFGTTGQRCTATSRLILHKKIHDKFLRKLVDAAEGLRLGDGRKGYDVGPLIHERSRQKVESYVAIGQEEGAELVTGGKKPGGERLGHGFFYRPTIFAGVKPSMRLAQEEIFGPVLSVIQVRSFEEAIRVNNGVKYGLSSSIYTQDVNQGFRALQELDNGISYVNAPTIGAEAHLPFGGVKATGNGHREGGWEVYEFYSETKVGYVDYSGTLQRAQIDNYDD from the coding sequence ATGCCAAAGACCTATAAGAACTTCATCGACGGCCAGTGGGTCACCCCGACGACCGGAGCCTGGTTCGAGAACCGCAATCCCGCCGACACGCGCGACTTCATCGGGCGATTCCCCGATTCCGGCGCGGCGGACGTGAAGGCCGCCGTGCGCTCCGCGCAGCGGGGCTTCGAGATCTGGCGCCGCACGCCCGCGCCGGCGCGGGGCGACGTCCTCCGTCGGCTGGGCGACCTCCTGACGAAGCACAAGGAAGAGATCGCCGACGGGATGACGCGGGAGATGGGCAAGGTGCTTGCCGAGACGCGTGGCGACGTGCAGGAGGGCATCGATACCGCCTACTACGCCGCGACCGAGGGGCGCCGGCTCTTCGGCCACACCGTCCCGTCGGAACTCCGCGACAAGTGGGCCATGAGCTTCCGTCGCCCGATGGGGGTGGCGGGTCTGATCACGCCGTTCAACTTCCCGCTGGCCATCCCGACCTGGAAGATGTTCCCGGCGCTGGTCTGCGGGAACTCGGTCATTCTCAAGCCCAGCGAAGATGTGCCCCTCACCTCCCACCGGCTGGTGGAACTCCTGCTCGAGGCCGGGCTGCCTCCCGAGGTGATTCAACTGGTGCACGGGCGGGGCGCCACCGCCGGCAAGGCGCTCGTGGAGCATCCCGACGTCCCGGTCATCTCGTTTACCGGCTCCACCGCCACGGGGTCGTTCATCGGCGAGACCTGCGGACGCATGCACAAGCGCCTGTCACTCGAAATGGGCGGCAAGAACGCCCAGATCGTGATGGACGACGCCGACCTCGACCTGGCGCTCGACGGCGTCCTGTGGGGGGCCTTCGGCACGACCGGCCAGCGATGCACCGCGACCAGCCGGCTCATCCTGCACAAGAAGATCCACGACAAGTTCCTCCGCAAACTGGTGGACGCCGCCGAAGGGCTGCGCCTGGGCGACGGGCGGAAGGGCTACGACGTCGGTCCCCTGATTCACGAGCGGTCCCGGCAGAAGGTGGAATCGTACGTGGCGATCGGGCAGGAGGAGGGGGCCGAGCTGGTGACGGGCGGCAAGAAGCCAGGCGGGGAACGGCTGGGCCATGGATTCTTCTACCGGCCGACCATCTTTGCCGGCGTGAAGCCGTCGATGCGGCTGGCGCAGGAGGAGATCTTCGGCCCCGTGCTGAGCGTCATCCAGGTGCGCAGCTTCGAGGAGGCGATCCGGGTCAACAATGGCGTCAAGTACGGACTCTCCAGTTCGATCTACACACAGGACGTGAACCAGGGGTTCCGCGCGCTGCAGGAGCTCGACAACGGGATCTCCTACGTCAACGCGCCGACGATCGGCGCCGAGGCGCACCTGCCCTTTGGCGGTGTGAAGGCGACCGGCAACGGGCACCGGGAAGGCGGGTGGGAAGTCTACGAGTTCTATTCTGAGACCAAGGTCGGCTACGTCGACTACAGCGGGACGCTGCAGCGGGCGCAGATCGACAACTATGATGATTGA